A genome region from Oryzias latipes chromosome 2, ASM223467v1 includes the following:
- the LOC110013798 gene encoding gastrula zinc finger protein XlCGF57.1 isoform X5, with protein sequence MSSEHQEGSVREQLSAAEGTIVQNEEELCRHRRPLDVSWNPQLQLHIAVLPQHWVVEEEDLWNQQRNYRVEQSDLKPTQVKEELEDLEPPQVKEEQEEPEHPQIKEETDELCISRDEEKLDYKQETDTLMEIPTYEEDENSEADQSNQQSFNVTDSQDEEENQHQESTSTTDEETDPQNRDQRKRRDRSHVQNVDSCHMLENQCHSNVGKNFKKATLIKKHKLSPNTKRLSSVKTGQTSRIVNKFFVYTKNEFGDRLYRMRRKGFGYSSKFSTHMRAHKGERPFSCIECDKRFNSVSHLKAHVRTHTGEKPFSCKECDKSYRQPSSLKTHMITHTGEKPFSCKECGKGFIKIFNLKAHIRTHTGEKPFSCKECNRPFSQKSSLKKHMRTHSEEKRFSCEKCNKSLRDVYSLKAHIKTHTGEKPFSCKECGQTFSRGSSLKTHKRIHTGEKPFLCGECDKSFSRAFNLKRHMKVHMGEKPFSTQTL encoded by the exons atgtcttcagaacatcaggaaggttctgtcagagaacaactttctgctgctgaaggaaccatcgtccagaacgaggaggagctctgtcgtcacCGCAGACCGCTGGATGTCAGCTGGAACCCGCAGCTTCAGCTACACATTGCAG tCCTTCCCCAGCATTGGGTGGTAGAAGAGGAagatctctggaaccagcagaggaaCTACAGAGTGGAACAGAGTGATCTAAAACCTACACAGGTtaaagaggagctggaggacctAGAACCTCCACAGgttaaagaggagcaggaggaaccagaacatccacagattaaagaggaaacaGATGAGCTTTGCATCAGTCGGGATGAAGAGAAGCTTGATTataagcaggagactgataccttgatggagattcctacttatgaggaagatgagaacagtgaagcagatcaaagcaatcagcagagctttaatgtaactgatagtcaggatgaagaagaaaaccaacatcaagaatcaacatcaactacagatgaagagacagacccacagaacagagatcagaggaagagaagagacagaagTCATGTCCAAAATGTGGACAGTTGTCACATGTTAGAAAATCAGTGTCACTCTAATGTTGGAAAAAACTTCAAGAAGGCAACCTTgattaagaaacacaaactatCTCCAAACACAAAGAGACTATCCTCTGTAAAGACAGGCCAGACCTCAAGAATTGTTAATAAATTCTTTGTCTACACAAAAAATGAGTTTGGTGACAGACTTTACAGAATGCGAAGGAAAGGTTTTGGTTACTCGTCTAAGTTTAGCACACACATGAGAGCTCATAAAGGAGAGAGGCCTTTTTCATGTATagaatgtgataaaagattTAATAGTGTATCTCATCTCAAAGCACAcgtgagaactcacacaggagaaaagcctttttcgtgtaaagaatgtgataaaagttatAGGCAACCATCTAGTCTAAAAACACACATGAtaactcatacaggagaaaagcctttttcgtgtaaggaatgtggaaaaggttttattaaaatatttaacctAAAAGCACACataagaactcacacaggagagaagcctttttcgtgtaaagaatgtaatagaccttttagtcaaaaatctagtctcaaaaaacacatgagaactcattcAGAAGAAAAGcgtttttcatgtgaaaaatgcaataaaagtttaaGGGATGTGTACAGTCTCAAAGCACACATTAaaactcatacaggagagaagcccTTTTCATGTAAAGAATGTGGTCAAACTTTTAGCCGTGGATCTAGTCTCAAAACACACAAGCGAATTCACACTGGGGAGAAGCCTTTTTTGTGTGgggaatgtgataaaagttttagtcgTGCATTTAATCTTAAAAGACACATGAAAGTTCACATGGGGGAGAAGCCTTTTTCTACACAAActttgtaa